TCCCCGAGACCAAGAACGCCTTCCAGCTCCTGGAGGACCTGCGGTTCCGACGGGCCCCGATGGCCGTCGTCCTCGACGAGTACGGCGGCGTCGCCGGGCTGGTCACGATGGAGGACCTCGTCGAGCAGCTCGTCGGCCCGATCCACGACGAGCACGACGCCCCGACGGCCGACGACCCGGTCGTCCCCCTGGGCGACTCGACTTTCGAGGTCTCGGCCGGGGTCGAGCTGACGGAGCTGAACGAGCGGTTCGGCGTCCACCTGCCGACCGACGAGGAGTATCAGACCGTCGGCGGCCTGGCCCTGCACGCCCTGGGACGGCTCCCCGAGCCGGGGGCCAGCTTCCGCCGCGACGGCATCGAGTTCACCGTGCTGGCCGTCGGCGACCGCTCGATTCGCCGCATCAAGATCGACCTCGAGCCGGCCCCCGAGAAGGCCCACGGCGCGAACCCCTGACCGGCCCCGACGTCGATCGCACGCCTCGATATAATGGATCGCGGCCGCTCGGTCGTCGCTCGGGGATCCGGATCTATGGGGGGACGGGACCTTGCCCGCGAATCGCTCGCTGGCCCTGGTGGTGCGCACCGTCGACGTCTTCGAGACCAGCCTGGTCGTCACGCTCTTCACGCGCGAGCTGGGCAAGGTCGCCGCGCTCGCCAAGGGGGGGCGACGGCTGAAGTCGCCGTTCCAGGGTGGCCTTGACCTGCTGGGCGTTTCGGATATCGTGCTGCTGCCCAAGGCGTCGGAGTCGCTGGACCTCCTGACCGAGTCCGCGCCTGTGGAGCGGTTCCCATGTCTGCGCCGCGATCTGGCGGCCCTGTATGCCGGCTATTACATCGCCGAACTGCTGACCGACCTGACGGACTATCACGACCCGCACCCCAAGCTGTTCGACGCGGCGAGGATCACCTTGCGGCATCTGGGCGAGGCGGGATTGCGGGCGCGGCGGGTCCTCCGGTTCGAGCTGGCGTGCCTGCGGGAGATCGGCCTGATGCCGCTCCTCGACCGGTGCGCCCACTGCGGCGAGCCCCTGGATCCGGAAGTCGAATCGGTGGCGTTCGGCCCGGCGACCGGGGGGGCCCTCTGCCCGGCCTGCCGCCCCGGCCAGCCGCACGTCATGACGACGTCGCGGCGGACGATCGAGAGCATGAGGGCCCTGGCCAGCCCGGGGAACGAGTGGCGGGAGCGGGAGATGGGCGGTTCCGAACTCGCGGCCGTCCGACAGACGGTCGGCGCCGTCGTCAGTCACGTCCTGGGCCACCGACCGAGGGTCTGGCCCTTCCTGGGAGTCTGAGCCGATGAACCCGGCACGATGGATCGTCGGCCTCTCCGCAAACCGCGACCGCGCGATTCGAGAACGAGAAACCATGAGCCGATCGTCTCCACGGATGGTGTTCGCGAAGTGGGCCTGCGCCGCGCTGATCCTGGGATCGGCCGCGGGCTGCCAGAGCTTCCGCGCGCCGTTCGCGCAGTGGAGTTCGAGCTACGACTCCGGCCTGGCCCGGCCCCTGTCCAAGGACGAGCTGGCGCGCTCGAAGTCCGAGAAGGTCACCGACGCCGGCTCGCTGCTGAGGCGCTGGCTGAGCCCCCGCGACCCCTCGGCCAACAACGACGCGAACGGCGGCGGCGGGGCCGCGGCCGACCGCAACCCCACGGGCGAGATCCTGGGCTCGAACGGCTGGCGGCCGTTCATGAAGTCGCCCCCCAACCCCGACGCCCAGAAGGAGCTCGACGCCGCCTTCGCCCTCTACGAGGCCGGCAAGCTCTCCGAGGCCGAGGCCGCGTTCTCGAAGATCGCCAAGGCTCGCAAGGAGAGCCCCTGGGGCGAGAAGGCCCAGTACCAACTGGCCGAGACCCAGTTCAAGCGCCGCAAGTTCCTCGCCGCCCACGACAGCTTCGAGAAGCTCGCCGCCGACTACCCCGGCACCCAGCGGATGGAAGACCTGGTCTCCCGCGAGTACGAGATCGCCCAGATCTGGATGGCCCAGAACGACCCCAAGGCCAAGCCCGAGCAGAAGCTCGCCTGGTACACCCACTTCACCGGCGAGCAGGCGGTCATCGACACCCAGGGCAACGCGCTCAAGGCCCTCGAACACGTCCGCCACCACGCGCCCGACGGCCCGCTCGCCGACGACGCCGTGATGCAGATCGCCGACTACCACATGGCCAACGCCGACTACGAGTCGGCGGCGATCTACTACGACGAGATGATCAGCACGCACCCCAAGAGCCCGTTCCTCCACCGGGCCCACCTCGCCGCGATCGACGCCCGGGTCAAGGGCTACCTCGGCCCCGCCTACGACGGCGAAGGGCTCGAGAAGGCCCGCGACCTCGTCCAGCAGACCATGAAGACCTTCCCCGAGGACCAGGCGAGCTACGAGAAGCTCTACCACACGCTCGACCTCATCAACGACCAGGAGGCCGAGCGGACGTACAACATCGGCGCCTATTACAAGAAGGTCGGCAAGGTGGCCTCGGCCGAGTATTACTTCGGCAAGATCCCCCAGCGCTGGCCCAACAGCCCCTGGGCCGTGAAGGCCAAGACCGACCTGGCCACCCTGGCCAAGCTCCCGCGCAAGGCGAGCCTGCCGAGCAAGATCCTGACCCAGCCCGGCGCCACCGACCCCTACTACAGCGCCGGGGGCGGGATGATGGGCGGCATGGGAGGCATGGGCGGCGGCATGGGCGGCATGGGCGGCGGCGGCGGCGGCGGCATGATGTGATCGCAGGCAAGGAAGGCCCCGGCGACCCTCCCCGAGATCAAGGGGGGGGCCGCCGGACGCCCAGGCCCAGGAAGAGGCTGCCCTCATGTTCGGACTCCACCAGCGACGGGACCCCGCCGCCCCCACGCCCCGGCGACCGACGGCCGCGGCCTGGGCCCTGCTGGCGCTCGTCGGCCTCGCGGCGTGCGGCTGCGGCTACTCGTTCCGCGCCCCCTACGACAAGAGCGTCCGGACCGTCTACGTCCCGATGTTCAAGTCGCAGACCTTCACCCGCGACGTCGAGAAGATGCTCACCGAGATGGTCCAGAAGGAGATCGGCCGCCGCACGCCCTACCGGCTCGTCGACGACGTCGACGCCGCCGACACCGTGCTCACCGGCACGATCAACTTCGTCGACAAGAACATCGTCGTCGAGAGCCCCTTCAACCTCCCGCGGCAGCTCACGCGGACGGTGAACGTGAGCGTCAACTGGGTGCACAACCCGCCCACGACGACCGAGAAGACCCGGGCGCCGACCATCATCT
The DNA window shown above is from Paludisphaera mucosa and carries:
- the lptE gene encoding LptE family protein; this translates as MFGLHQRRDPAAPTPRRPTAAAWALLALVGLAACGCGYSFRAPYDKSVRTVYVPMFKSQTFTRDVEKMLTEMVQKEIGRRTPYRLVDDVDAADTVLTGTINFVDKNIVVESPFNLPRQLTRTVNVSVNWVHNPPTTTEKTRAPTIISDTVNFVPEIGETSLTATYQVCQRLAAQIIDMMEQPWYTEEDLK
- a CDS encoding outer membrane protein assembly factor BamD gives rise to the protein MSRSSPRMVFAKWACAALILGSAAGCQSFRAPFAQWSSSYDSGLARPLSKDELARSKSEKVTDAGSLLRRWLSPRDPSANNDANGGGGAAADRNPTGEILGSNGWRPFMKSPPNPDAQKELDAAFALYEAGKLSEAEAAFSKIAKARKESPWGEKAQYQLAETQFKRRKFLAAHDSFEKLAADYPGTQRMEDLVSREYEIAQIWMAQNDPKAKPEQKLAWYTHFTGEQAVIDTQGNALKALEHVRHHAPDGPLADDAVMQIADYHMANADYESAAIYYDEMISTHPKSPFLHRAHLAAIDARVKGYLGPAYDGEGLEKARDLVQQTMKTFPEDQASYEKLYHTLDLINDQEAERTYNIGAYYKKVGKVASAEYYFGKIPQRWPNSPWAVKAKTDLATLAKLPRKASLPSKILTQPGATDPYYSAGGGMMGGMGGMGGGMGGMGGGGGGGMM
- the recO gene encoding DNA repair protein RecO, translating into MPANRSLALVVRTVDVFETSLVVTLFTRELGKVAALAKGGRRLKSPFQGGLDLLGVSDIVLLPKASESLDLLTESAPVERFPCLRRDLAALYAGYYIAELLTDLTDYHDPHPKLFDAARITLRHLGEAGLRARRVLRFELACLREIGLMPLLDRCAHCGEPLDPEVESVAFGPATGGALCPACRPGQPHVMTTSRRTIESMRALASPGNEWREREMGGSELAAVRQTVGAVVSHVLGHRPRVWPFLGV